A genomic window from Companilactobacillus alimentarius DSM 20249 includes:
- a CDS encoding SDR family NAD(P)-dependent oxidoreductase: protein MTKTWLITGTSSGFGKELAQVVASKKDTNLVAAARKMSDLDYLDQYDSSRIEKVIIDVTDQSEIKAGVSTAKEKFGTIDVLVNNAGLGYFSTIEESNMDQVRYMFEVNVFGLANMTKAVLPIMRAQKSGVIVNLSSALALTTLPTMGFYSATKYAVEGYSDTLRQEVTDLGIQVMNVEPSGARTDWSGRSSNKVVPKISDYQQFGDSISHVSDSVTSSPGDPQKIAEVIYNQVENNEVIPKHLPLGQFAYEGGLNNLENLVSEIKSRQDISLSTDD from the coding sequence ATGACAAAAACATGGTTAATAACAGGTACTTCCAGTGGATTCGGGAAAGAATTAGCACAAGTTGTTGCCAGTAAAAAAGATACTAACTTGGTTGCAGCAGCGCGGAAGATGTCTGATTTAGATTATTTGGATCAATATGACAGTAGTAGAATCGAAAAAGTAATTATTGATGTAACAGATCAATCAGAAATCAAAGCTGGCGTTTCCACGGCAAAAGAGAAATTTGGCACGATTGATGTATTAGTAAACAATGCTGGATTAGGATATTTTTCAACAATTGAAGAAAGCAATATGGATCAAGTTCGTTATATGTTTGAAGTTAATGTGTTCGGCTTGGCTAATATGACTAAGGCTGTATTACCAATTATGCGAGCTCAAAAATCAGGTGTTATTGTAAATCTCTCTTCTGCTTTGGCTTTGACGACCTTGCCAACAATGGGCTTTTATAGTGCTACTAAGTATGCTGTTGAAGGTTATTCCGATACTTTGCGACAAGAGGTAACAGATCTAGGTATACAAGTTATGAACGTTGAACCAAGTGGTGCTAGAACTGATTGGTCGGGACGTTCTTCAAATAAAGTTGTACCTAAGATTTCTGATTATCAACAATTTGGAGATTCCATTTCACATGTATCTGACTCCGTGACATCTTCACCAGGAGATCCTCAAAAAATAGCTGAAGTGATTTATAATCAAGTTGAGAATAATGAAGTGATTCCTAAACACTTACCGTTAGGTCAATTTGCCTATGAGGGTGGTCTTAATAATTTGGAGAATTTAGTCTCGGAAATAAAAAGTCGTCAAGATATTTCGTTATCTACAGATGATTAA
- a CDS encoding MerR family transcriptional regulator, protein MLKISEMAKLADTTRRTLIFYDEQGVFHPKERNEKGYRYYDYDQLYDLLFILGMKNLGLPLEKIKELQSKPNGKIIDELINVQENIDKKIDELSKIQTVVNKKISAGSELMAKLYEPMVARRPRTIFWCSRKEASCTDEDIARLFGEFYKQLDKLALMDGNQSGFLTDLPEIASEKYPDAAFRVVKASSTNISRKVMPKIEKPSGDYAVVKVENSTKGVLYGLDKLKKFCDDKHLLVTTDMWQLNDSSTLTNRGASDNMWLEYLIEK, encoded by the coding sequence ATGCTAAAAATAAGTGAAATGGCTAAACTTGCTGATACGACACGTAGAACACTGATCTTTTATGATGAGCAAGGAGTTTTCCATCCTAAAGAGCGTAATGAGAAAGGGTATCGTTATTACGATTACGATCAGTTGTATGATTTATTATTTATTTTAGGGATGAAGAATTTGGGCTTGCCACTAGAAAAGATTAAAGAGTTGCAGAGTAAGCCTAATGGAAAAATTATTGATGAACTGATAAATGTTCAAGAGAATATAGATAAGAAAATTGATGAGCTTTCTAAAATTCAAACGGTTGTTAATAAAAAGATTTCGGCGGGTTCTGAATTAATGGCAAAATTGTATGAACCGATGGTGGCCCGTCGTCCTAGAACGATTTTTTGGTGTTCAAGAAAAGAAGCTTCATGTACGGACGAGGATATTGCTAGATTGTTTGGGGAGTTTTATAAACAATTGGATAAATTGGCTTTAATGGATGGCAATCAATCTGGATTTTTAACTGATTTACCTGAAATTGCTTCAGAGAAATATCCTGATGCGGCTTTTCGAGTCGTTAAGGCATCAAGCACCAATATCAGTCGCAAAGTTATGCCTAAGATAGAAAAGCCTAGTGGCGATTATGCAGTCGTTAAAGTTGAAAATAGCACGAAAGGGGTCCTTTACGGGCTTGATAAATTAAAGAAATTCTGTGACGATAAACATCTTTTGGTAACGACTGATATGTGGCAGTTGAATGATAGTAGTACGTTAACCAACCGTGGCGCCTCAGATAATATGTGGTTGGAATATTTAATTGAAAAATAG
- a CDS encoding ribose-phosphate diphosphokinase, with amino-acid sequence MSNSTLDNVALLSLNGNRPLAKRISDYMGIPLLDASVSHFSDGEINIQMNESIRGKDVYIIHSVSDPVNDNFMELMIAVDALRRASAQNITCVLPYFAYTRSDRKSRSREPISAKLFANMLELGKVDRVIALDMHADQIQGFFDIPVDHLRAMPIFASYFEKKIKNPDDFVFVAPDHNSTKRARALAEVFGSQIAIVDQRSTEDDEVIPDIIGDVDGKQCVIVDDLIDTGTRMINSAEAVKVAGAKTISAVATHPIFSKDAAKKLEKSDLMEVLVSDSIVVPDDCKFDKLKILSVTDLLGDAIKMTELNESIDSLFTVRDSYTEIK; translated from the coding sequence ATGTCTAATAGTACATTAGATAACGTTGCTTTACTTTCTTTAAATGGTAATCGACCATTAGCAAAAAGAATTTCTGACTATATGGGGATTCCATTATTGGATGCTTCGGTTTCACACTTTAGTGATGGTGAAATAAACATTCAAATGAACGAAAGTATTCGTGGCAAGGACGTTTACATCATTCATTCAGTTTCAGATCCTGTTAACGATAATTTTATGGAATTGATGATTGCTGTAGATGCTCTTAGACGTGCCAGTGCACAAAATATAACTTGTGTATTGCCATACTTTGCATATACTCGTTCAGATAGAAAATCTCGTTCAAGGGAACCTATCTCTGCTAAGTTATTTGCTAATATGTTGGAATTAGGTAAAGTCGATCGCGTGATCGCACTTGATATGCATGCTGATCAAATTCAAGGATTCTTTGATATCCCAGTTGATCACTTACGTGCTATGCCTATTTTCGCTAGCTATTTTGAAAAGAAAATCAAGAATCCTGATGACTTTGTTTTCGTTGCTCCAGATCACAATTCAACTAAACGTGCTCGTGCTTTGGCAGAAGTTTTTGGTTCACAAATTGCTATCGTTGACCAAAGATCAACTGAAGACGACGAAGTTATTCCTGATATCATTGGTGATGTCGATGGTAAACAATGTGTTATCGTTGATGATTTGATTGATACAGGAACAAGAATGATCAATAGCGCTGAGGCTGTTAAAGTTGCTGGTGCTAAGACAATTTCAGCAGTTGCAACACATCCTATCTTTTCAAAGGATGCAGCCAAGAAATTAGAAAAATCAGATTTGATGGAAGTACTAGTTTCAGATTCAATTGTAGTTCCAGATGATTGTAAGTTTGATAAATTAAAGATACTTTCTGTAACCGACTTGTTAGGCGATGCTATTAAGATGACTGAATTGAATGAATCAATCGACTCATTGTTCACAGTTCGTGATAGCTATACAGAAATTAAATAA
- a CDS encoding YueI family protein, whose amino-acid sequence MTNVEDYIKKNIFGKPQLKPDEKNKFLGNFAERVAIALTVSQVKNPDNVKTVENVMRKYPEYHLYLNGKIDSYLLDNYLQLSVKLKYKFTIVSQSGVRTKDRPLSENDMGLVIADESKPVGRPVLI is encoded by the coding sequence ATGACTAACGTTGAAGATTACATTAAGAAGAATATTTTTGGTAAGCCACAATTAAAGCCTGATGAGAAGAACAAATTTTTGGGTAACTTTGCTGAGAGGGTAGCAATTGCCTTAACAGTTTCACAAGTGAAGAATCCAGATAATGTGAAAACGGTTGAAAATGTGATGCGGAAGTATCCTGAGTATCATCTTTATTTAAATGGTAAAATTGATTCATATTTACTGGATAATTACCTCCAGTTGAGTGTAAAATTAAAGTATAAGTTTACAATAGTTTCACAATCAGGAGTCCGTACTAAAGACCGTCCATTGTCGGAGAATGACATGGGATTGGTGATTGCTGATGAGAGTAAACCTGTTGGTAGACCAGTACTTATATAA
- a CDS encoding YqiA/YcfP family alpha/beta fold hydrolase: MIIYVHGKGGSASEIERFKEICPNYDFVGVAYQEYLPWIVEKQITDVYDQVSSQYDQVLILANSIGAYFTMLTKKMNIKKALFISPLLNMEQYLEDLLAKNSVTESELEQQKVVSINGEEITWKSLQYVRKNPVVWKVPTEILYGEHDDHTSMETLDSFTKSHNAHITIMQGGQHRFHTREQLAFLNNWLKKSLS; encoded by the coding sequence GTGATTATTTACGTTCATGGTAAAGGTGGCAGTGCCTCAGAAATTGAACGTTTTAAAGAAATTTGTCCAAATTATGATTTTGTTGGCGTCGCTTATCAAGAATATTTACCATGGATTGTTGAAAAACAAATCACAGATGTTTATGATCAAGTAAGCTCTCAATACGATCAAGTCCTTATACTAGCAAATAGTATTGGCGCATATTTTACGATGTTGACCAAGAAGATGAATATCAAAAAAGCTCTCTTCATTTCTCCATTGTTGAATATGGAACAGTATTTGGAAGATTTACTAGCTAAAAATTCTGTTACCGAATCAGAATTGGAACAGCAAAAAGTTGTAAGTATCAATGGTGAAGAAATAACATGGAAGAGTTTGCAGTACGTTCGAAAAAATCCTGTAGTTTGGAAAGTTCCCACTGAGATTCTTTATGGAGAACATGATGATCATACTTCTATGGAGACATTAGATAGTTTTACTAAGAGTCATAACGCTCACATAACGATTATGCAGGGTGGACAACACAGATTCCATACTAGAGAACAGCTTGCTTTTTTGAATAATTGGCTGAAAAAAAGTTTATCCTGA
- a CDS encoding MerR family transcriptional regulator, whose protein sequence is MSYSIGQVSKKLGVTIDTIRYYDKSGLLPFVNRNDIGRREFTDNDIHLMRTIICLKNAGVSIADISKFIEYRLQGDNTLEKRYELLERHHKDLQQRITDLEDTMSYLKFKEWYYRTAVEAGTETIHFVPGTNEVIPDLDKEYSQHLKDEGNLKELQNFINVKDYRNREN, encoded by the coding sequence ATGAGCTATAGTATAGGGCAAGTATCGAAGAAATTAGGCGTCACAATTGATACGATTCGTTATTATGACAAATCAGGACTGTTGCCATTTGTTAATCGTAACGATATTGGTCGACGCGAATTTACGGACAATGATATTCATTTGATGAGAACAATTATTTGCTTAAAAAATGCTGGTGTCTCAATAGCTGATATCTCTAAATTTATTGAATATCGTCTTCAAGGAGATAATACTCTTGAGAAAAGATATGAATTATTAGAAAGACACCACAAAGATTTGCAACAAAGGATTACGGATTTAGAAGATACCATGAGTTATTTAAAATTCAAAGAATGGTATTACCGTACTGCTGTCGAAGCTGGAACTGAAACAATTCATTTTGTTCCTGGAACAAATGAGGTTATCCCAGATTTGGATAAGGAGTACAGTCAGCATTTAAAAGATGAAGGAAATTTGAAAGAATTACAGAATTTTATTAATGTTAAAGATTATCGCAATCGAGAAAATTAA
- a CDS encoding SDR family oxidoreductase: protein MKVLIIGAHGKVGRLLVEELQAQKIDFVAGLRKEEQIKKYEDKGIATQYINLIDSAEDIRASIAASGADTIVFSAGAGGAGDDLTMEIDLDGAIKTMDIAQDRGIKRYIMVSAVYSDDPSKWNASGIRPYYTAKHYADKYLRGTDLDYTIVHPGTLTDDDATGKVKIQSNYEGGSVSRQDVAKVIAQALKTPSTIKKDFNFVTGDEDITDVIE from the coding sequence ATGAAAGTACTTATTATTGGTGCCCATGGTAAAGTTGGGCGTTTGCTAGTTGAGGAACTACAAGCACAAAAGATTGATTTTGTCGCCGGATTACGTAAGGAAGAACAAATTAAGAAGTATGAAGACAAAGGAATTGCCACACAATATATTAATTTGATTGATTCAGCTGAGGATATTAGAGCAAGTATTGCGGCTTCAGGAGCTGATACGATAGTATTTAGTGCCGGAGCTGGTGGTGCTGGGGATGATTTAACAATGGAGATTGATCTTGATGGTGCAATCAAGACAATGGATATTGCTCAAGATCGCGGTATCAAGCGTTACATTATGGTCAGTGCTGTTTATAGCGATGATCCTAGCAAGTGGAATGCTTCTGGAATTAGACCATACTATACAGCTAAACATTATGCTGATAAGTATCTTCGTGGTACCGATTTGGATTATACCATCGTTCATCCAGGCACTCTTACAGATGATGATGCGACTGGAAAAGTTAAGATTCAAAGTAACTACGAAGGTGGTAGCGTTTCAAGACAAGACGTTGCTAAAGTGATTGCACAAGCCTTGAAGACACCTTCAACAATTAAAAAAGATTTCAA